The genomic window ACCGAGACGTGAGCAGCTCGTAGAGGCTGGCGTCGGTCAGGTCGGCGTCCACGACGGACGCGAACCGCGGCAGCGGCAGGAACGTCTGCACCAGCACGACCGGCTCCCCGGACACCCGCCGCACGCGCTCGACGCTCACGCACTGGGAGCCCATCGGGACGCCGAGCTCGGGGGCTGCCTCCGGCGGGACGGACGCGAGTCCCTGAGACAGCACCTGCGTCCGGACCTCCTGCCCGCGCTGGGTCATCTCCTCGTGGAACCCGCGCACCTCCTGGACCGTGAACTGCGCGATCTTCGGACGGCTGACGAACGTGCCGCGTCCCTTCTCTTTCTGGACGAGCCCCTCGGCCACCAGCTCCCCGAGCGCCTGGCGGACGACGGTCCGGGACACACCGAACAGGGAGCCGAGGTCGGCCTCGGACGGGATCGCCTCCCCGGGGGCCCACCCGCCGGCGGCGATGTGGTCCCGGAGTATCTGCGCGAGCTGCACGTAAAAAGGAAGGTGTCCCCGGCGGCTGATGGGGGCCAGCGCAGTGGTCACAGGGCCACTGTAATCCTGTAATCCTAGGATTGCCAGGGGGCCGGGGCCTGGGAGTTCAGAGCAGTGGCAACGTCAGGCCGTCACGAGGGGCTAGAGAGTGACGTTGAAGCCGGCTGATCTGCGCGAGCTCAGGATCCCTTCGACGGTAGGGAACTGAGCGACCGGGGGAGCTTCGGGCAGCCATGTTCCCCAGAACGCCGAGAGTTCATTCGATATACCGACCGCTTTGCCGTCCAGCCGCACCACCGGCGACCCGGTTTCCTGGATGTTGGGCTGAATCGAAGACCAGTAGTGCGTCTCCGTGTCGCCCCCGAGCACGCCGACCCGGGTGACCGCCTGGGCCCCATGCTGAGAGGCGTATGGGTACCCGTGAGTGACCAGAGGATCGCCCGCGGTCGTCCCGTGGCTCGTCGTGTAGCCCGTCGGGGCAGCCCCGAATCCTCTGACGACCCGGCTGACGTGCTGGAGCTTGTCCCGATCGATCTCGATCAGGGCAAAGCCGACAGCGATCTGCTCCTCCTCGTACACGACTGTTCCGAAGGCCCCCAGCTCTGGCGACCTGGCACGTTCCCCGACGTGGCTTGCGCAGCTGCTCGCGGCGCCGATGTAAGTCCTCGGGTTGGGGGCCTGCTCCGTGAACACGAAGTTCAGCGTGCAGAAGTTGTCGCCCCCGACATACAGGCCCCGGGGGTCCATCATCGGTGCCCCCGGCTGGATCGGGACGTCGCCCGGCAGAACGGCGGACGCCGGTGTGTTCCATGG from Actinomycetota bacterium includes these protein-coding regions:
- a CDS encoding GntR family transcriptional regulator — encoded protein: MTTALAPISRRGHLPFYVQLAQILRDHIAAGGWAPGEAIPSEADLGSLFGVSRTVVRQALGELVAEGLVQKEKGRGTFVSRPKIAQFTVQEVRGFHEEMTQRGQEVRTQVLSQGLASVPPEAAPELGVPMGSQCVSVERVRRVSGEPVVLVQTFLPLPRFASVVDADLTDASLYELLTSRFGVRPCGGVRSIEATSATHELVEHLGVEFGDPILRVTATNLDGEGVPFEWFRAWYRADRTTLQVRIGPAT